Part of the Nicotiana sylvestris chromosome 5, ASM39365v2, whole genome shotgun sequence genome is shown below.
TTTTGTACAAAACGTTATGGCCATTATACTGGAGACTATCTGGAAGAGCTGGTCATTTATTCATCGTGATCGCGAAGGGcaaattttgggctgagaaatgttgtgctacgcgatcgcgaagagtaaatacTTGGGAAGAAGCTATATTTCGAGGTTCagccatttttatcatatttggagctatggagctcggattgaagcgatttttgaggcgatttttaccatatggattggggtaaataTTCTATATCCGAAAGTAATTATACTTTATGATTCTATGGTtatattcatcatttatttcggatttaaatggaagaaatcaaaatttttgcaaaacttttcaagaacgaaaattcaagatttggaggtcaagttgttatcggaatttgataaaattggtatggttgaactcgtatggaatgggttgtcggattttttGAGTTTATTCGGGTTCCAAGACGTAGGCCCCACTGCCAACTTTTCGAGTGGAGTTGAGATtttttataaattgttaaatttcaAGCATTggaatatatttttaattaatttgcatgttgtttgactagtttcggattgaACGACACTAAGTTGGGGCTTTAGAGCAAAATTGTGATCGAAACGTGGGGTttaagacgaggtaagtctcctttctaactttgtaagagggaattatccccataggtaaaataattaaatatgtgcttctaattgtgaggtctacgtacgcacgaggtgacgagggttcgtgcgtaactactattatgcttaagtccgggtagtctaggacccgaaATCATGCTATACTTGAAATATCTGTAACCTTATTGATAATTTAagttgcttaaatcatatcgaattggtaaatgaatttttaaagaagttaAACATTATTTTCTTGACCGTTAAGAAGTTGCCATTTCTTTGGGTAATTGTTTCactgatgaattcttgattgacttttgatgtgtttatttatatttgaccgcatcacatgtatgattcatgagcggggtaatagatgcatctatggttcgcgccatttgaccctCTGACAGTGCACgatttaaatatttgttggatcggACCATACAACCTCGGCATAATTTGAGCATGCTTGTATTGGTTGCCTTGAAATTTATAAATATTGATATTACCTTCCTGACCTGAAATAAATTGATAATTGAGGAAATATGAAATTGGAAATCTCCTGCTATTAGAAGGATTGATTACTTGCTTCATGAATCCCTTGAGTTTACTGCTGTTTTAATAAATCCACAATTGattatattattggaccactagtaagtgtcgaagtcgacctctcgtcactatttcttcgaggttagactggatacttactggatacgcgttattttcgtactcatactacacttgttgtgtaTTTTTATTGCACAgacacatgtatgtctagtggcctcgtTGGGCGCatcagcatggttgatacggagacttaggtgagctgcatctctcgagacgacccgcaaccaacggattttgggtcgtgacagtgcgAGCGCAACATATACGCATGATGTATCAGATAGGCGCACATCATGATATTAAATTAGCATGTATACAAAAATATGGTATTAAGTGAAAATAATAAAGGGGTGAGCGCATTACTCATTGAGTTTTTTTTAACATGGCGACACTTAAAGATTTCTTAGTTAAAAAAAGAGACACAAAAGAACTTGTTTTTTGACGTATGAATTGTCAAAAGGAATAGCTAATTTAGAGAATCTTAGGGAATAGCTAATTTAGAGAATCTGAGTTAAAATTAGAAAGTAAAATCGTGAGAAACACGGGAAAAAAGTATACatagaagaaaaataaaattgataAAAAGGTAAATATATTGTTTAATTTAAAGGGATAAAAGATTTATCATATTACTCCCTCCGTCCACTTTATCTGATTTTTTGGCCCTTTTTGtgtgtcacaacccggattttccaccctcgagagtcgtgatgacatctactcgtgaaagctagacAAGCCACGTTATATAGAATCACTAACCCTTTTATTTAggccttttaacaatttaagttaACAATGaaataacagtgaaatattagCGATAAATAGatacaagcggaagacttaatctgataaattaACCATAAACAGTACGACAATGCtaacatacatctctacccggaatccggtgtcacaatatcacggactgtcTACGAATTACTatatacaaatgtctgaaaggaaagtacaatctgtctcggaagaaaatgaaaatagaatacatataaagatagaagagaatgtcgggcctgcggacgcctgcagggctacctcgggatctctaattTGACTGAAGGCAGTCACCAaatgctacggtccaaaagttgccactccgggatctgcacatagtgcagagtgtagtaccaacacaaccgaccccatgtgctggttagtgcatggcctaaccccgacgaagtagtgacgaggttagggccagactaccaaataaacctgtacaattATATAATATGCAACgaaaaaataaaacaggaataacaAGTAAAGgtgggagggggtacatgttgtgggggaaaatcagtaccaacagtaaattaagagaaaagcatgagaacaatttagaatttataacaaaacaataaggaactcgtaaccaatctataaacactttgtattatcaattgttgcggcgcgcaacccgatcccaaaacacAATAGCTCTGTTCGGCGTGCAACATGATCCATATCActtattattgttgcggcgtgcaacccgatccaattatattattgttacagcgtgcaacccgatccaaatataatattgttgcggcgtgcaacccgatacaaatataatattattgcggcgtgcaacccgatccacatacaATATTattgtagcgtgcaacccgatccacatataatattattgcggcgtgaaATCCGATCCACATATCGACGTGCaaccgatccacatataatattgttgcgacgtgcaacccgatccaaatataatattattgcggtgtgcaacccgatccaatatataattTAACACCAATCACAATGGAgacccgacaagggaacaataagggaaCAACAAAATCCCAGCAAGAGAATCAATAACCACATAAtagaatcaagtaacaacagaaaatcagtaaataaacgtaaaggacaacataactcaattatttGCAAGATTCaggaaaatcaaagacaagtgcacgacatcacccttcgtgctttaacactctcttaccaaaatAATACTCACAAGAAAtaaaggcaaggaaataaataaagttacaataaaatcccggcaaaggaacaacagTACAACAATCGAATCCTGGTGAGGGAACAACATTAAAAatcttcttctcttttccttttcacatttacttcacaactcacttcacaacttgagccaatgctctatagggttaaattgccaattatacttccacaattcattttacaacttgagccaacgttcTTCAATATTCAAATTTCCAATATTACTTCCACGAGCCtttctcaacaatagaaatcctCACAAAAGGCATGATCAATACAAAcgaagtcacattaatcatagtataagactcacaggcatgcttgacaccaacgtatagatactcgtcaccatacctatacgtcgtactcaacaaataacacatagcaaataggacgcaactcctaatccctcaagctaaggttagaccaaacacttacctcgatgccacgaacacaattcaagcctctactatcgctttacctcaaATGACTTATGCAACAATTCAGGCTCTCTATCCCATTTACTAGCAACGAAGGGGGAGATATACGACAATGTAGAACCAGGATCTATTAGGGCATACATATCAATAGAAAAGATGGATAGTATACCTGTAACCACGTCCGGAGATGACTCTAAATCCTGACGACTCGATAAAGCATATATGCGATTCTGCTGACCTCTTGAACCAGAAGCTCCAAATCTTCCCCTATCCCTGCCAGCTGATGTCTGCATACTCTGCCTAAGAGGACGTACCGAAGAAGAAAAAGCCCATGCAGATGccgtcggctgagccatacccccTCCACTTGTCATCGGACAATGTCTCATAATATGACCTGATTGTCCACATGcataacatgcatcagaaccctGGCGACATGGTCCAAAATGATTTCGGCCACTTCGATCACATCTGGGAAACTGAGGCCTCATCTGACTAAACTCTCCTCTAAACTGTGGACCTGGGGTCCGTGAACTCTGATCTGGACCAGAATAAGTGGTCCGATCATGTTGTTGTCCCTAATAATGTGGTGGCGCACTGGCTACCGGATAAGATGGGTGCCTAGGAAACTGTGGCCTAAATCTACCTCGAAACTCTCTTGTGTTACCTGCAAACTGCGCCCTCTTCTGCTGGCCTCTATCATGCTCTCAATTGGCTCGTTGCTGCCTCTTGCGATCCTCTAGACCCTGTGCATATGCTTGAATACGGGCAATATCCATTCCTTGGTTTAGAGAAGCTgtagtgcactcatttatcaagtGTGCCCCCAAACCACTAACAAACTGGTGTACCCGATCACTCATATCAGCAACAATCgtaggagcatacctagccaaagaGTTGAACTGTATGCTATATTTTCGAACGCTCATATTACCCTGTTCTAAGTGTAAGAACCTATCTCGTCGGGCTCTTCGAAGCTCGATTGGCAAATATTGTTGTAAAAATGCCTCAGAGAACTCCTTCCATGTCACTGGTGGCACATTAGGCCCCCAAGTCTGCTTCCAAGTCTCATACCATGTCACAGCAACATCACGTAGTCTATAAGAAGTAAACTCCACTGACTCAACATCCGTGGCATGTATAATTTGTAAGGTCCATTGCATAAGATCCAGAAAATACTGTGGGTCAGCATTAGGATCAACCCCTGTATATACTGGAGGATCCAAGTTGATAAAGTCCCGAACTCTCGCACTCACGGACCTATTGAtgcttaggttatgggtaacaactttcttcaaaaaatttcgaaatccaagcacgtgggcccggggatgaattttaggaacatTGCATTTAGGGTTGtgaaattactttaatagttagaatatggaCTCTTGAgaatgtattgactagttcttaccccattttaatagttttggatcgttcggttCCGATTTGAGGGTTTGAACGCATTCTTAAATTTGGAAGTAAGCTTTGGAGTAAGacgagtctcctttctaacctcgtaAGAGGGAAATAACCCCATAGGcgaattaaatatatatatatgtgactatctgtgggggctacgtacataCGTGGTGATGAGAGTTCgtacatagctactattatgctaactGTCctggtagtttaggacccgtatcatggtATACTTGCAAATGCTTGCGTCCTTGCTTGCTATAAGATCACTTAGGACATGCTAGATATTGGTAAATAAATATAAACGGTTATACTCATTTACTTGAGAACGTGTACGAATTATTTGACTATAAATGAGCAATGTTTGCTTACTTGATAATGAATtgttatttgtggatcgggtcgaTCACCTCGGTAGAAAATAGATGCGTCTATGAttcacgccattcgaccctctggcagtgcacagtttattaTTATGTCGGAccaggccgtacgacctcgacacaATGTGCACATGTTATTTATGTGGAATTTTCTGATCTACACTGCTTAAATGCTTTGAAATGTAAATTATTACATGATATGACTGAAAATTGATATGTTGTTatcgtaatttgacacttaaaaacactttctaaaaagcttggccaaacacaaattatttctcaaaagtgctttttagACTGATTAGCCATACACAAACtgattctctccaaaagtacttttttcaaaagcacttctcaaaataagctgatttctccagcttggccaaacaagctattagaagcagttttttaaagcttggcaaaacactaattgctgctcagaagtgcttttcaaactaattagccaaacacaaactgcttctcaccaaaagtacttttgagaaaagcactttttaaaaaaaagcacttctcaaaataagctaatttttgcagcttggccaaacaggctataagtatATTtatctcaaaagtacttttcaaaaaaacACTTTAGGAAGaagctattttttttcttttttctcaaaaacttcttctgcttctactcaaaagcagtttttccttctaaaagcttagccaaacatcgtaattttaaaaaaaatatttttgacaaAAAAGAAACATGACCAAAGAGGCTATCAAGATCTTCGCTGAAGTTTGCTTCACCACCGCACTAAGGGAAAATGttaaaaattgaaggaaaaaaaataggTTTCTTGGACTATGAAAGATGCTAAGTCATAGAAATTAGAAAAATTAGTTCAATTTTTAATTCTCTCCACCTGAAAATTTAAGTTGTTATTTGATTTGGCATAACACTTTAAAAGAACATTTAAAATTTGAAATTTCTAATTTGGTTCGGTGTAACAGTTACGAAGAGTGTAAGATTTAAATAAAGTACTAGTTTAGCAAAACCATAAATCATAGTTGTGGATTTGGTGAGTTATATAATGCATACGACTGTCGGGAGAATGTAAAGTCTTTTTGTTTTTGGAATACTAAAAAATGTGAAATACAATCTTTGTGTTCCATGAAGAACTTATCATCACGGAGAAAAATCTCAGTCACTTTCGAACTTTAACAAAATCTTTAaataaaggaaggaaaatgaaaagaaccTTAATTTTGTAAATGATGTCATGCATGCCTCCTAGCCGAATCTAGGATTTTAATTCTATTGGTTTAACATAAATTTTTAGCAAAAAATTCATTATATTTTAAAGTTACGAGTTCATATTTTCTATTTATTCTAAATTTAatgatttttacatataaatttatgCTCTGTGTCAAAATTATTGGATGCAGTTGAACGCCGTAGATGTATGCTGCATCCACCCCTGCCTACAAGCTTGAAAACCTGTAAAGGAACCTAGGGATCCTAAAGGAGCAGCAGTATATAGTGTTATTCTCTCAAGTAAAATTGCCTCTAACAAAAATGTATCAATTGATGCTTCTTTGCCGAAAAGTATAATGtattaagaaattcactaaacatatataaatatttaattgcgaATTCAGTAAATAAAATAAGTTATGAATTTAATGGCTCATTCATAACTGATAAACTTTAAATTCGGGCTCTGCGATGATATTACATTATTTGTGCGGCACGCCAACCTTCAAGTTTTCTATTGTCTTTGTTCACCTTAATAGTTTCACCAGATAATGCTAAGCATGTCTTGTGACTGTTACAATTTGTGTGTATAGACAACAGTTCAAACAATACAAATATTGAAtatctaaaaaaatataatatgttatgaatagaattctatttagagtgaatgtctatcttgtagagaATTTTACTTTGTGCTAAgtcatttttcccctataaatagaggggtcttaccccattgtaaatcattccaaaattcaataagaatttcctctctctctttctctgcaatattgttcttttattgtttcataacacatTATCAACACGAGACTCTACCGTCTCAAGAAGCTCTTTGAGAAGATTAAGGTAtaacttttctcctctttttaattatgactgacattatgaaaagaaagttcgttgcccttgaaatttcgggcaagaactatatgacatgggtgttggatgctgaaatccatttagatgcaatgggtcttggagacgccattaaagacaaaactaaagcatccacccaagattgtgctaaggccttgattttcttgcgccatcaccttgatgaagggttgaaacTAGAATACCTCACAGTCAAAGATCCACTTATTTTGTGGAATGgtttaaaggaaagatatgacaacttaaagttggtcactcttccacaaacacgatatgattgggctcatctgaggctccaagactttaagtctgtttctgaatataattctgcgatgttcagaattacttctaaattgaaactctgtggagatactatcactgattatgatatgcttgaaaaaacgttTACAACGTTTCATGCCTTCAATATGGTCCTGCAACAGTAGTACAGAGAGAAAAGTTTCAAGAAGTACTCTGAGCTGATTTCTCTTCTCCTTGTGGCTGAGCGAAACAATAACTTGCTCATGAGAAATCACGAAAATCGACCCACTGGGTCTACACCATTGCCTGAAGTGGATGAGGTATACTCCCATTATTCTAAGCGTGGAAAAGGCCGTGGCCCTAttcgtggtcgtggtcgtggtcatggtcgtggccTTGGACAAGGAAGAAATTTTCCTAGTGTTGATCACCCCCCAAAGAAAATAACCACCAAAAGTGGAAAAGGAAAGATGAGAAGCCAAAGGCAAATGGTTAAGAAACTGAATGTTATCGTTGCGGTGGAAAAGGGCATTGGGCAAATATATGTCGTGTACCAAGacatttggttgagctttatcaagcatctctaaAGAACAAAGACCCTGAAGCTAACTTTGTCTATGACAATGAATTTGACATCACCCACTTAGATGTGACAGACTTCTTTGAGCACCCTGATGGGAAAATAGACCACTTGATCGGTGATGGGTCCGTGGTTAAAGAAGATTAAgtagtttaatttttatttttcctattCGTAGTAGCTA
Proteins encoded:
- the LOC104223826 gene encoding uncharacterized protein, which codes for MRPQFPRCDRSGRNHFGPCRQGSDACYACGQSGHIMRHCPMTSGGGMAQPTASAWAFSSSVRPLRQSMQTSAGRDRGRFGASGSRGQQNRIYALSSRQDLESSPDVVTGILSIFSIDMYALIDPGSTLSYISPFVASKWDREPELLHKSFEVKR